Within the Pseudomonas orientalis genome, the region GCGCCTGGCCAGCCTGCGCTGGCGCCGTCTCGATGGGCGCGATGTGTATGGCAGCCACGCCCAGGGCGCCCACCTGCAACAGGGTCTCAAGCGCTGGTTCACTCACCGGGAAAACCGAGTCTTGGCCCAGGTTGCCAGTATCCCTTCACCCGTCCACAGCGACCTGGGCAAAGCGCAAGTGCTGGACATCGACTCGATCGTCTAGCGCCGCGCTACATGAATTCAACCTGGGCCGGCTGACGCTTCATCAGCACCTTGCCGTTGCGGATCGAATACAACGGCAGGCCCTGGCTGCGAATCACCTCATAGTCACTGTCTGCCGACAGCACCAACAGGTTGGCCGGTCGGCCGGGTGCCAGGCCGTAGCGGTCGCCGAGCGCCATGGCCTTGGCGCTGTTGTCGGTGACCAGGTCCAGGGCGCTCTGCAGGTTGCGGTAGCCGAGCATATGGCAGATGTGCAAACCGGCTTCCAATACCCGCAGGATGTTGCCGTTGCCCAAGGGATACCAGGGGTCGACGATGGAGTCCTGGCCGAAACACACGTTCATGCCGGCTTCGAGCAGTTCGTTGACGCGGGTGACCCCGCGGCGTTTCGGGAAACTGTCAAAGCGGCCTTGCAGGTGGATGCTTTCGGTGGGGCAGGAGACGAAGCTGATGCCGGAATGGCCCAGCAGACGAAACAGTTTGGCGCAGTAGGCGTTGTCGTAGGAGCCCATGGCGGTGGTGTGGCTGGCGGTGACGCGGGCACCCATGTCGCGGCTGCGCGCTTCTTCGGCCAGCACCTCAAGAAAGCGTGAATGCGGGTCATCGGTTTCGTCGCAATGCACGTCTACCAGGCAGCCGGTGCGTTCGGCCAGGTCCATGAGGAACTTCACCGAACTCACCCCTTGATCGCGGGTGTACTCGAAGTGGGGGATGCCGCCGATGACGTCGGCGCCCAGGCGAATGGCTTCTTCCATCAGTTCACGGCCATTGCGGAACGACTCGATACCCTCCTGGGGAAAGGCCACGATTTGCAGGTCGATCAGGTGCGTGCTTTCTTCACGCACCTGCAGCATGGCCTTGAGCGCGGTGAGGTCCGGGTCGGTCACGTCGACGTGGGTGCGCACATGCTGGATACCGTGGGCGGCGAGGGCCTGGATGGTTTTTTTTGCGCGGGTTTTGGTGTCTTCTTCAGTGATGGTGGCTTTGCGCTCGCCCCAGCATTCAATGCCTTCGAACAGCGTGCCGCTCATGTTCCAGCGGGGTTCGCCGGCGGTGAGCGTGGCATCCAGGTGGATGTGCGGTTCGACGAAGGGCGGTATCACCAGGTTGCCGGCGGCATCCAGGTCGCCGGCCATTGACATCGGTACGCCTGTTTGCGCGGTGATGCTGGCGATCCGGCCATGTTCCAGGTGCAGATCATGCAGGCCTTCACGGTTGCGCAGACGGGCATTGATGATGTGCATGGTCAAGTTCCTCTTGGCTAAATTCAATCAGGCGGCCGTCAGGTTAGCATTGGCAGCCGTCAACCTCATGCTTGGGCATCCGCCAAAGGTGCGCGCACGCGCAGCAGGTAGCTGAGCAGTATGTAGCTGAGTGACGCGGCCGCGATCCCCACCAGCGGTGCAACCCAGGGCGAGTTGAACGCCAGCAGCGTACCCGCCGCGTAGGCCGTGAGCCCAGGCCAGTTGAACGCGGGCAGGCGGGCCTCTGCCAGGCGTGGGTACTGGCCCCGATATCGATAGAAAAAGTCCGCCATGATCA harbors:
- the codA gene encoding cytosine deaminase; the encoded protein is MHIINARLRNREGLHDLHLEHGRIASITAQTGVPMSMAGDLDAAGNLVIPPFVEPHIHLDATLTAGEPRWNMSGTLFEGIECWGERKATITEEDTKTRAKKTIQALAAHGIQHVRTHVDVTDPDLTALKAMLQVREESTHLIDLQIVAFPQEGIESFRNGRELMEEAIRLGADVIGGIPHFEYTRDQGVSSVKFLMDLAERTGCLVDVHCDETDDPHSRFLEVLAEEARSRDMGARVTASHTTAMGSYDNAYCAKLFRLLGHSGISFVSCPTESIHLQGRFDSFPKRRGVTRVNELLEAGMNVCFGQDSIVDPWYPLGNGNILRVLEAGLHICHMLGYRNLQSALDLVTDNSAKAMALGDRYGLAPGRPANLLVLSADSDYEVIRSQGLPLYSIRNGKVLMKRQPAQVEFM